In Truepera sp., the sequence GGAGCAGAAGCGGCAGTACCTGCCCAAGCTGGCCAGCGGCGAGTGGATCGCCGCATACTGCCTCACCGAGCCCGGTTCCGGTTCCGACTCGCTGGCGGCCAAGACGCGCGCCGTGCTCGACGGCGACGAGTGGGTGCTCGACGGCACCAAGATGTGGATCTCGAATGCCGGCTTCGCCGACCTGTTCATCGTCTTCGCCAAGGTCGACGGCGAGAAGTTCACCGGCTTCTTAGTGGAGAAGGGCACGCCCGGCCTGAGCCTGGGGGCGGAAGAGAAGAAGATGGGCATCAAGGGCTCCTCCACCCGCATGGTGATCCTGGAGGGGGCCCGCATACCCAAGCAGAACCTGCTGGGCGAGATCGGCAAGGGCCACCACATCGCCTTCGGCATCCTCAACATCGGCCGCTTCAAGCTGGCCATGGGCGCATCCGGCGGCGTGAAGAACCTGATCGACGTGGCCCAACGCTACGCCAGGGAGCGCCAGCAGTTCGGCGTGCCCATCGCCACCTTCGGGCTCATCAAGCAGAAGGTCGGCGCCATGACGGCCGAGGGCTACGCGCTCGAGAGCGCCGCCTACCGCCTGGTAGGCAGCATGGACGCCGCCCTGGAGGGCAAGGAGTCGAGCGCGGAGCAGCTCGGCGCGCTCAACGAGTACGCCGTGGAGTACTCGTTCATCAAGGTCTTCGGGTCCGAGATCCTCGACTTCGTGGTCGATGAGGCGCTGCAGATCTACGGCGGTTACGGCTTCTCCGCCGACTACCCCATCGAACTGCCGTACCGCAACAGCCGCATCAACCGCATCTTCGAGGGCACCAACGAGATCAACCGCATGCTGACCGTCGACCAGCTCCTCAAGCGCGCCATGCGGGGCCAGCTCGACCTGCTGGGGCCGGCGCAGGACGCCATGATGGGCAAGCCCGCTACGGAAGCGCACGGTCCCGAGGTGTTGGCGGACGCCAACCTGGCGCTGGCCAACCTGAAGCTCGCGACTTTGATGGTGGCCGGCATGGGCGCCATGGCGTACATGCAAGGGCTCGAGCAGGAACAGGAGCTCATGGCGCGCGTGGCCGACATGGTGGGCCTGGCATACTTCGCGGAGAGCGCCCTGCTGCGCGCCGAGCGGCTGCAGGGCACCCGCAGCGCCGAGACCGCGACGCTACTGGCGCGCATCTACGCCTTCGCCGCGGTGGACCGCGCGCGCGACCTGGGCGTAGAGGCCCTCAGGCGCATCCCGCGCGGCAAGGAGGCCATGCCGCGGCTGCAGGCGTACCTCGCCGAGCACGGCGTCGACCTGATCGAACTGCGTAGGGGGGCCGCCGAGGCGGTTTACGAGGCTGACGGGTACCCGTTGGGCTGAGGATCTTGATAGCTTTCCGCCTGCATGTGCCAGAGGGTGGCGTAATGGCCGTCTTGGAGCATCAGTTCGTCGTGCGTGCCGGATTCGATCAGCCGGCCTTCTTTCAGCACGTGGATGGTGTCGGCCATCCTTACTGAGCCTAGCCGGTGAGTGATCAGTAGCGTGGTTACGCCGTGAGCGAGTTCGGCGAACTGCGCGTAAAGAGCGTGCTCGCTTCGGGGATCTAAGGAGGAGCTGGGCTCGTCCAGGATGAGTAAGTGCGAACGGTGGCGTCTGGCTAGAGCCCTGGCTAGCGCCACCTTCTGCCATTCGCCGCCGGAGAGCTCGGTTCCGCCGAACTGTTTGCCGAGGCGGCTGCGGATTCCCTCTTCTAACCGCTCGGCCACGTCTTCGAGCCCGCTGAGACGTAGCGTCTCCGCAGCGTTTTCAGGGGTCAACGGCTCAGCGGCCAGGGTGATGTTCTCTTCGAGCGTCAACTGGTAACGCCCGAAGTCTTGGAAGATCGCTCCGATTCCGTCGCGCCACTCGCTCAGGTCAAGGGTGCGCAGGTCTTGACCTTCGACGAGCACCACTCCGTCGCTGGGGTCGTAGAAGCGCGCAAGCAGCTTGGCGATGGTCGACTTCCCGGCGCCGTTCTCGCCCACCAGCGCTGTCACCTGGCCGGGTGCGAGCGTGAGGGAGACGTTGTGGAGGGCCTCGCGGCCATCCGGGTAAGCGAAGCTCACGTCCTTCAGTTCGGTGCCGCGGGTTCCTAGCCTTGGTACGGGGTTGGTCGAGTCGGCTGTGGCCATCGGCGGCTCGTACGCCAGAAAGTCCGTGAGTTTACTGAAATACCGCAACGTGTCTTGGAGCATGGTGACGTCCTGGGTGAGGAGCAGGAGGTTCTGCTGCACGTACAGGAGTGACTGCACCAGCAACACCACGCTGCCGGGGCCGACATGGCCGAGCGCGGCGCGGCTTGCTACCCAGTAGAAAGCGAAGCCGTTCCCGAGGGCGCTCACGCCGGTCAGGGCGTTGGACCACGCGCTTTGTCTTACGCGGACGCGGCGCGTAGCCTCGTGCGTATCCTCGAAGGCTGCCTGGTAACGGTTCATGAGCCACGGGCCGTAACGGTACAACCTCGCCTCTTTGGCGTGCTGGTCCGTGAGGAGGAGCGAACTGAGGTACTGCATGAGCCGAGCGTTGGGACTCTTCCACACCATCGTTTCCCAGGAGAGGCGTTGCAGTCTGAAGAGCACGAGGGCGTGCGGTAACGACGCGGCCATGATCAACAGAGGCAACCACAGAGCGATGGAGCCTAGAAGCAGCAGTACCGAACCCACCACCACGATCTCGCGCAGGCCGTTGGTGGTGTATACCAGCAGGTTCACCGGCTGGTAGGCCGCTTGATCCCTGAGCAGCTGAAGGTCGTCGTAGAAGTCGCTCGACTCGAAGGCGCTCAAGTCGGGTAATGAATCGGCTTTCGCCATGAGTGAGAGGTTGACTTGCGCGGTGAGCTTCTCGTTGAGGTTGCCTTGGATTGCCGCGGTCCAGGGCGCCAGTGACGACTCCAGTAGCAACCCCGCAATCCACATGAGCGTCAAGCTCAGTAGACGGGAGGGCTCGAAGCTGCCTGCAGAGACCGCCAGTGCCAGCAGGTCGATCACTGTCTTCGTGATCCAGATGAGCGCCGCGGGCACGATGCCCTGCAGCATCAAGCAGCTCAATAACGCCCCGGCCTCGCGGGGCGAGGCGCGCCAAACGAAGGCAAGCGACGTGACCAAGCGGCGAGGGCCCATAGCCGTCATCTAAACCGCCGATCGTCGTCGGTGCGCAAACTCAATACGACGGATTTGTCTCCACGTTGGAACGCGTCTGCCCAGACCCGGCATGTTGGCTCCACGATAGGATATCGAGCCTTGGCCTACAGCGAAGGGCCGATCGCCTACATCTCGTCAGGATGGACGACTTCCAGTTCGGAGATCTCGCTGGTAAAGTCCTTGCGGTTGTTCGTTACGAACCGCTCCGCCCCCACCTGGACGGCGCTGGCCAAGTGAATGGCGTCGGGTGCCTTCAGTCGGTAATGCGCGGCGAGGCTTACTGCCAAAGCAGCGATCTCGCCGGTCAAGGGCACCAGCGTCAACCGGGCCAAGCAGGCCGTCAACGCATGCAGTTCCGCCTCGTTAGCCAGCTGGGTCGGCTTGATGAGCAGTTCGACGAGCAGGAGTGTCGCACCGAAGCGCCCTCCATCCGTGTCATCAAGTGCTGCCCACACCGGCTTCCCCAACCGATGCCCAGGCGTCGCGGCATAGGTGAGAACGTCGCTGTCGAACGCGGTGCGCACTTAATCCCAGCTGTCGCGTTCGGCCCGCAACTCTTCGACCATTGCCTCGGCCCTGGCGGGCTCGATGCCCTGGCCCCGCTCCGGCAGATCCTGCCTGGCATGCGCCAGCGCAGCCACGAGTTCCTCCGCTGCGGCAGTACTAGGGGTCGTTATCCGCAGCTCGAGTCTGGACGGGTGCACCAGGGCCGCTACCACGCGGTCGTTCTGGGTGATCGTGAACTCCTCGCCCTGCTTTACACGTTCCAGCACACCCTTGAGTTGAGCGCGCAACTCCGTGACGCCGATGGTGGTCATGGCCTTAGTGTACAGCGTTGTACAGGAGGAGTCGAGCGCGGGCCGGGCCTACCGCACCTCGACCCGCACCCGCGCCGCGCGACCCTCGGCGTCGAGCACCGACAGCGTCACGAACCCCGGTCCCTCCACGGCCAGTCGCGTTTCGCGGTCGAAGGTCCCGATGGCCACCGGCTCGCCGTCGGCGAACCAGGTGAAGGGCGCCCGTCCCCGCTCGACCCGGGCAAGGATCTCGCCCGCCAGGGGCACGATGGCGGCGCCGTCGGGGGGGAAGGTCAGCCGTGGCGCGTCCTCCGTCCCGACCAGGCGCGCCCCGAACTGCCGCAAGGGAAGGGGTAAGTCTCCGTTGGACGCGGCGACGAGCGTTCCCGGCGGGGCCGGAGCCAAGGGGACGGGACGGGGCCCCAGGCGGGCGAATACCTCGAACAGGACCGGCAGGGCCACCTCCGCGCCGTACATGCCGGGCACCGGCGTACCGTCCGCGCGCCCCGCCCATACCCCGGCCACGTGCGCACCGTCGAAGCCCAGTGCGAGGGCGTCGCGGTGGCCGCTCGACGTGCCCGTCTTGACGGCGAGCTGCCAGTCAGGCAGCGTCGCGGCGCGGTGCGTGCCCGCCAGCACGTCCGCGACCAGCCACGCTGCCGCCGGCGCCATGATGCGAGCGTTCGGGCCTGGGGCCATGGCTCCCGTGGACGACAGCGCCACCGCCTCGCCACCGCGCGCGATGGCGGCGTACAGCTGCACCAACCCTTCGAGGCTCACGCCGATGCCGCCCAGGCTTATGGCCAAGCCGGGCGCGTCGCCGGGGACCACCGCACTTACCCCGGCCTGTCGGATGGCCGCGAGTACCGTGGCCGGCCCAAGCGCTTCGGTCAGCGCGATCACCGGCAGGTTCAGGGAGGCTTGCAGGGCCTCGCGAGCGGTGACGGGCCCCCGGAACACGCCGTCGAAGTTCTGCGGCGCGTAGCCCGAGTAGTCCTCCGGCCGGTCGTTCAGGAAGGTTTCCGGGTGGGCCATGCCGGCTGAGAACGCGAGCCCGTACACCAACGGCTTGAGCGTGGAGCCGGGCGAGCGCAGTGCCTGGGTCATGTCGACGAAGCCCTGTCGCGCGCCCGCAGCGTAGTCGGCCGAGCCGACGCTCGCGAGGATCGCCCCACTGTCGACGTCGGCGACCAGGAGAGCCAGTGTGGCCTGTGCCGGTAAGCCTGCAAGCGCGCCCGCGGCGAGCGCCTCCAGCGCGGCCTGCAGGTCGGCGTCGAGCGAAGTGTGGTGGAGCTGGCGTTCTGGCTCGGCCGCGCGTAGGCGGTCAGCGAGGTGAGGAGCCAACGTCGGGAACGGCCTGCGCGCGGTGGGCAACGCCTCGCGCATGGCTGCTCTGGCGGCGTCCGGGTCGATCGCGCCCACCGCCGCGGCGCGGGCCAGCACTCGGTCCCGCGCCGCCCGCGCGACCTCGGGGTGCTCGTCGGGGGTGCGCAGGCCCGGTGCCTGCGGAAGGGCGATCAGGAGCGCCGCCTCCGCCTCGGTCAGGCGCCCGGGTTCCTTGCCGAACCAGGCCAGGCTGCCCGCGCGCACGCCTTCTAAGTTGCCTCCCATGGGCGCGAGCTGGAGGTAAAGCGCGAGGACCTCGTCCTTGCTCAACACCCGCTCGAGGGCCAAGGCGACCCGCAACTGCCTCAACTTGCCGGCCATGGTGCCGGTGGACCCGTCCTCGAGCAGGCGCGCTACTTGCATCGTCAGGGTCGAAGCGCCCGAGACGACCTGCCCATGGCGGAGGAACTGCCAGGCGGCGCGCGCGAGCGCGCCGAAGTCAACGCCGTGGTGCGCGTAGAAGCGCCGGTCCTCGTAAGCGACGAGCATGGCGAGGTAGCCGGGGTCCACGCTCGCGGGCGTCACCGCCAGCCGCCAGCGGCCGTCCGCCACCGTGAACGCCCGCAGCAGCCGGCCGTCTTGCGCCAGCACCTCCACCGAAGTCTCGACCGTCAGCGGCGGCAGGTCGGTGGCCCCGACCCAGCGGTCGACCACGGCCCAAAGGCCGGTGCCGAGCGCCAGCAACACGGCCACGGTCCACGCGGCGCGGCGCGCTCGACCCGCGTTCCCCGCCCTAGCCGCGCTCCGCGCTCGACCCGCGTTCCCCGCCCTAGCCGCGCTCCGCGCTCGACCCGCGTACCCCGCCCGAGCGGCGTGCCCCGCCGGAGGCCGCCCGCTCATGGCCCGATGGTCACGCTGCCCGTGGCGCTGACGGCGAAGTTGGCCGGCCGGTACATGTCCTCCACCTGTGCCGCGGGGTAGTGGTAGGTGCCGGGCGAGACCGCGCGCATGACGTAAGCGAGCCGCAGCGGCTCGCCGGTGGTCCAATCGACCGCCGCAAGGAAGCGGTCGGAACGCGCCTCGGTCATCTCGGCGCCGACGTTCACCCTCAGCCAGTCGAGCGCGCGGATGTCGCCCTCACGCAGGAGGTTGGGGCTTTCGATCTCGAAGCCCGCTGCCAGGGCGTCGTCGATCATGAGCCGGCCGCCCGCCACGCCTCTATCGGGGCGCACTTCGAGGACCACGACCAGGCGGTCGCCTACCCTCACGTTGCTCAGGTCGGTCGGCTCACCGTCGGCCGTGTAGTGGCTGCGGGTGATGGTGTAGCCCACCCCGCCGGCCTTCGGCGCCTCCACGGGCACGCCCACGGTCGTGATGGTCACCGTCACGCGGGAGTCGCCGGCGTTGCGTATGACCGCCGGCGTCCCGTCGAACAGCCGCACGACGTTGCCGGCCACGGGCCTGCCGTCGAGGACGAGCCCGTGAGCCTCGGCCCCCACGGCGATGGCCGCCCGGAGCGTCCAGGCCGCCTCCTGGGTGGACAACCGGTTCGCCGGGCCGCCCTGCGCTACGAGGTTCGCGAGTTGCACGCGGTCGACCACGCCGCTGCCCGCCTCCACAGCGAGCGCCAGCAGCCCGGCCCGGTCGCGGAGCAAGGAGCCGTAGTCGGCGCGCCAACCGCCCTGTTCGGCGCCCGCCAGCGCCAGGGCGCGAGCTTGGGCGAACATCGCCTCAGCGCGTTCCCGCTCCCCGTAAGCCGCGAGCGCGGCCCCCAGGTGGGCGGCCGCCAGCGGCGTGTCGAAGCGCTCGGCCAGGGTGCCGGCGTAGTAGCGCAGGTCGCCGATGGCGGCCTCGCCGGCGCGAGCCAGCACGTAGAAGGCGTACGCGTACCCGGCGGCGCCGTCTTGCATGCTGCCGGCGCGCGCCACTTGGTTGCGCAAGTTGTCGAGCGCCATGCGAAGCGCGGTCTCCGGAACGCCGGCGCCGTGCGCCTCGGCGAGCAACAGCACGTCGGTGGCGTAGGCGTCCAGCCACAGGTCATAGCCGCCCGCGCTCCACACCCCGAACCTGCCCGTGCGTCCCTGACGCGTGAGGAGGCGGTCGATCCCGGCCTGAAGCTCCTCGCGCACCTCGGCCCGGGTCGACAACCCGAGCTGAACCACCGTCTCAGGTGCAAGCAGTAGCGGCATGAGGCTCGAGGCGATCTGCTCAGTGCAGCCGAACGGGTAAGTGACGAGCCGCATGACAGTTCCCGGCAGGTCGAGGGCCGCTCCCGCGCCCGCGATCAGCGTTGTGCGCGTGGTGCCCGGCCGGAAGCCGGCCAGCGCGGCGTCGTCGAAGCGGTAGCGCTCACCCGGCGCCAGCACGAACTGGGTGACGCGCGCCGTTTCGGGGTCGGTGTATTGGACGCTCAGGCGCGCCTCGCGCGTGAGCACGTGCCCGTCGGGCGTG encodes:
- a CDS encoding PIN domain-containing protein, coding for MRTAFDSDVLTYAATPGHRLGKPVWAALDDTDGGRFGATLLLVELLIKPTQLANEAELHALTACLARLTLVPLTGEIAALAVSLAAHYRLKAPDAIHLASAVQVGAERFVTNNRKDFTSEISELEVVHPDEM
- a CDS encoding ABC transporter ATP-binding protein is translated as MLQGIVPAALIWITKTVIDLLALAVSAGSFEPSRLLSLTLMWIAGLLLESSLAPWTAAIQGNLNEKLTAQVNLSLMAKADSLPDLSAFESSDFYDDLQLLRDQAAYQPVNLLVYTTNGLREIVVVGSVLLLLGSIALWLPLLIMAASLPHALVLFRLQRLSWETMVWKSPNARLMQYLSSLLLTDQHAKEARLYRYGPWLMNRYQAAFEDTHEATRRVRVRQSAWSNALTGVSALGNGFAFYWVASRAALGHVGPGSVVLLVQSLLYVQQNLLLLTQDVTMLQDTLRYFSKLTDFLAYEPPMATADSTNPVPRLGTRGTELKDVSFAYPDGREALHNVSLTLAPGQVTALVGENGAGKSTIAKLLARFYDPSDGVVLVEGQDLRTLDLSEWRDGIGAIFQDFGRYQLTLEENITLAAEPLTPENAAETLRLSGLEDVAERLEEGIRSRLGKQFGGTELSGGEWQKVALARALARRHRSHLLILDEPSSSLDPRSEHALYAQFAELAHGVTTLLITHRLGSVRMADTIHVLKEGRLIESGTHDELMLQDGHYATLWHMQAESYQDPQPNGYPSAS
- a CDS encoding acyl-CoA dehydrogenase family protein: MADVDSHAKVAAPTGGAFLIERQNADSVLIPEAFDDELKQFSKTARTFVEREILPDFEQLEALDYALSRQKMAKAGELGLLGVEIPEEYGGLGASKAASAVITEAISGSGSFNVTFSAHSGIGTLPIVYFGTEEQKRQYLPKLASGEWIAAYCLTEPGSGSDSLAAKTRAVLDGDEWVLDGTKMWISNAGFADLFIVFAKVDGEKFTGFLVEKGTPGLSLGAEEKKMGIKGSSTRMVILEGARIPKQNLLGEIGKGHHIAFGILNIGRFKLAMGASGGVKNLIDVAQRYARERQQFGVPIATFGLIKQKVGAMTAEGYALESAAYRLVGSMDAALEGKESSAEQLGALNEYAVEYSFIKVFGSEILDFVVDEALQIYGGYGFSADYPIELPYRNSRINRIFEGTNEINRMLTVDQLLKRAMRGQLDLLGPAQDAMMGKPATEAHGPEVLADANLALANLKLATLMVAGMGAMAYMQGLEQEQELMARVADMVGLAYFAESALLRAERLQGTRSAETATLLARIYAFAAVDRARDLGVEALRRIPRGKEAMPRLQAYLAEHGVDLIELRRGAAEAVYEADGYPLG
- the pbpC gene encoding penicillin-binding protein 1C; the encoded protein is MAVLLALGTGLWAVVDRWVGATDLPPLTVETSVEVLAQDGRLLRAFTVADGRWRLAVTPASVDPGYLAMLVAYEDRRFYAHHGVDFGALARAAWQFLRHGQVVSGASTLTMQVARLLEDGSTGTMAGKLRQLRVALALERVLSKDEVLALYLQLAPMGGNLEGVRAGSLAWFGKEPGRLTEAEAALLIALPQAPGLRTPDEHPEVARAARDRVLARAAAVGAIDPDAARAAMREALPTARRPFPTLAPHLADRLRAAEPERQLHHTSLDADLQAALEALAAGALAGLPAQATLALLVADVDSGAILASVGSADYAAGARQGFVDMTQALRSPGSTLKPLVYGLAFSAGMAHPETFLNDRPEDYSGYAPQNFDGVFRGPVTAREALQASLNLPVIALTEALGPATVLAAIRQAGVSAVVPGDAPGLAISLGGIGVSLEGLVQLYAAIARGGEAVALSSTGAMAPGPNARIMAPAAAWLVADVLAGTHRAATLPDWQLAVKTGTSSGHRDALALGFDGAHVAGVWAGRADGTPVPGMYGAEVALPVLFEVFARLGPRPVPLAPAPPGTLVAASNGDLPLPLRQFGARLVGTEDAPRLTFPPDGAAIVPLAGEILARVERGRAPFTWFADGEPVAIGTFDRETRLAVEGPGFVTLSVLDAEGRAARVRVEVR
- a CDS encoding type II toxin-antitoxin system prevent-host-death family antitoxin: MTTIGVTELRAQLKGVLERVKQGEEFTITQNDRVVAALVHPSRLELRITTPSTAAAEELVAALAHARQDLPERGQGIEPARAEAMVEELRAERDSWD